A genome region from Vespa velutina chromosome 18, iVesVel2.1, whole genome shotgun sequence includes the following:
- the LOC124955483 gene encoding dedicator of cytokinesis protein 1 isoform X1 → MTWKRIKKHLGVAIYNFGKEGFCALPLTVGEVVQIYEEYGEWYYGRKKIKGTIGIFPKSYIHVLNNQNNIDTLIHEITSVLREWGHHWKHLYVIHSNHFKAIQEQILTLIGYRSKILQGTLTIDELKDLKRLATAKIDTGNQLLNLDMVVRDDQGNVMNPENTSTIQLYYHHETAAERIRKATNETKKKSLKAQTPVYSHIFFVSVKNFVCKMVEDVELLLTLYDGREMKAITENYVVSWSKEGLARDIDQLHNLRVLFTDLGSRDLARDKVYLACYVIRVGGMEAKEIDHRRSSIAQNNQKVIKNNESMRRPFGVAAMDITLYITGKLEGDVEHHHFIPFVQCCEKESLDGTLRRIIAQKDTNIQKSGGNSNNNFGGGQGLWASLKLLRGDVKQVRDENPHLVLGNVAIARKMGFPEVILPGDVRNDLYLTLISGEFSRGAKSTDKNVEVTVKVCNECGTPIPGVITLGGGTTAIDEYHSVIYYHEDKPRWCETFKIAIPIDEFKQAHLKFTFKHRSSNEAKDKSEKPFALSYVRLMQRNGTTLQDIQHELLVYKLDQKKYEEKDISYLKLPSTRIELFKLHTEKKPTLGSLTLSNKDNFLIVTNVCSTKLTQNVDLLGLLNWASHNTDLKESLAALMKVDGEEIVKFLQDVLDALFNILMSNSDSDVYDDMVFECLLYIIGLVSDRKYQHFQPILDLYISESFSATLAYKKLIAVLRKRIDGASTSDGQERDLLLKTMKSLQYCMRFIVESRLLFTELNHDEEEFSQTLTELLHSIVELMRHNTDATLLVQGACLKYLPTTIPHLLRVYSGTQLSIILTELLTTLPAGRLTKQKMMTVNDIVHSPLFLDVDCRGILLSKIIVLVRDLLEAKEEGLSSTPGKSVAKVARLLGENRHRLNQHRGYSEEVELCIKILSDILELTFRKDIGSTIADVKEIMMTALRTIIQTVISMDRENPLVGNLVSVMLAIFRQMTQHHYEVYINHFGTKFDLLDFLMEILLVFKDLVSRSVFPGDWCEMIMLQNSVILKSLRYFSGTIRDYFFTEFENQAWSNFFHCAIAFLTQPALQLETFSPAKRNRIIMRYNDMRRETAFEIRSMWFNLGQHKIQFVPALVGAILEMALIPETELRRATIPIFFDMMQCEFYSSRIVEGYGDTKRDPAHIKANFMEYENEMIAKLDILVEGGRGDEQFRKLWIQVMYSLCEDHSTMREQGLRFVDTIAKLMERLLQYRDIIHAESQEHRMLCTVNLLEFYSEINRKEMYIRYVNKLCELHLECDNYTEAAYTLKLHSQLLAWSDQPLPPLLISHRYPSCQTHRELKEALYNDMIEYFDKGKMWECALSVCKELVSQYEEETFDYLQLSILLRRMAKFYDCIVKQLRPEPEYFRVAYYGRGHPPFLQNKVFVYRGKEYERLSDFSSRTLNQLPNAEQMNKLSPPTVDILESSHQYVQINKVEPLMDEKKHRLSGKPVTADAVLRYHRVNDVQRFRFSRPRKDFVNTNSNVGDKEKDGGSVNNNEFASLWLERTVLVTSHPLPGILRWFPVISSETYLVSPLRNAIETMEATNTALRDLIVAHRTDPSLPVNPLSMKLNGVLDPAVMGGIDNYEKAFLNVDYKESHSDESSDLLKLESLIAEQIPLLGVGVQIHKARAPPELTPFHQRLEQCFMSMKSQVEAKYGKRTCDLQIETMTQGVIMRRAQTFRNESYSLSETNINSTETSSLRSHILSSASLQKALGNPSPGTNKKKESKRRSARKSDSSGVTKNDQPTSQWYTIPTEISQISMAVSTTSLVPSFPSTPIFELRQELTSKRPLRSEVEKERRISNRWSGQSQHYLRNTHNGSEANVFGRENNRDSVGTTDSTASEDDAPPPLPMKTREADYCNLPEEFNDHRISSIMENSNNINRSFGQWIKNKLPTPTDDDIESQAKPPTPPPKPKRPAHGLKNSVLSSSTIENYVQDSSSA, encoded by the exons atgacatgGAAGCGCATCAAGAAACATTTAGGAGTAG cTATTTACAATTTTGGCAAGGAAGGATTTTGTGCCTTACCTTTAACGGTTGGAGAAGTTGTGCAAATTTATGAAGAGTATGGTGAATGGTATTATGGCCGTAAAAAGATTAAGGGTACAATTGGAATTTTTCCTaaatcatacatacatgtcttaaataatcaaaataatatagatacattAATACATGAAATAACTAGTGTTTTAAGAGAATGGGGTCATCATTGGAAACATTTATATGTg ATACATTCTAACCATTTTAAAGCAATACAAGAACAAATTTTGACATTAATAGGATATAGAAGTAAAATTTTACAAGGCACTTTAACAATAGATGAGTTGAAGGATCTTAAAAGATTAGCAACTGCTAAAATAGATACTGGTAATCAACTTTTAAACTTGGACATGGTTGTAAGAGATGATCAAGGAAATGTTATGAATCCAGAAAATACAAGTACTATTCAGTTGTATTATCATCACGAAACAGCTGCCGAAAGAATCAGAAAAGCTACTAATGAAACcaagaaaaaatctttaaaagcTCAAACACCTGTATATTCTCACATTTTCTTTGTCAGTGTAAAAAACTTTGTTTGTAAAATGGTAGAAGATGTAGAATTACTTTTAACATTATATGATGGTAGAGAAATGAAAGCTATCACAGAGAATTATGTTGTTTCTTGGAGTAAAGAAGGACTCGCCAGAGACATCGATCAGTTACATAATCTTCGAGTATTATTTACTGATCTAGGATCTAGAGATTTAGCTAGAGATAAAGTTTATTTAGCTTGTTATGTTATTAGAGTTGGAGGTATGGAAGCCAAAGAAATAGATCATCGTCGTTCAAGTATTGCACAAAATAATCAGaaggttattaaaaataatgaaagtatgCGAAGGCCATTTGGTGTCGCTGCTATggatattacattatatattacaggTAAATTAGAAGGAGATGTTGAACATCATCACTTCATTCCATTTGTACA atGTTGTGAGAAGGAAAGTTTAGATGGTACTTTACGTAGAATTATTGCACAAAAAGATACTAACATTCAAAAAAGTGGAGGAAATAGTAACAACAACTTTGGCGGTGGGCAAGGATTATGGGCAAGTTTGAAATTACTTAGAGGAGATGTAAAACAA gTACGAGATGAAAATCCTCATTTGGTACTTGGAAATGTTGCTATTGCTAGAAAAATGGGTTTTCCAGAAGTAATTCTGCCAGGTGATGTAAGAAATGACCTTTATCTGACTTTAATTAGTGGTGAATTTAGTAGAGGAGCAAAGTCTACTGATAAAAATGTAGAAGTTACG GTTAAGGTCTGCAACGAATGTGGCACTCCTATTCCAGGTGTCATAACTTTAGGAGGTGGAACTACGGCAATTGATGAATATCATAgcgttatatattatcatgaaGATAAACCTAGATGGTGCGAAACATTTAAAATTGCTATACCAATAGACGAGTTCAAACAAGCACATTTGAAATTTACATTCAAACATCGAAGTTCTAATGAAGCCAAAGATAAATCAGAAAAACCATTTGCATTGAGTTATGTCAGATTAATGCAGCGCAATGGTACAACGCTTCAAGATATTCAACATGAATTGTTAGTCTATAAATTAgatcaaaagaaatatgaggaaaaggatatatcatatttaaaattaccTTCAACACGGATAGAATTA TTTAAATTGCATACAGAGAAGAAACCAACTTTGGGTTCATTGACATTAagcaataaagataattttttaatagtaacAAATGTTTGCTCTACAAAATTAACGCAAAATGTTGATTTATTGGGCTTGCTGAATTGGGCATCTCATAATACTGATTTAAAAGAGTCTTTAGCTGCTCTGATGAAAGTAGATGGTGAAGAAATAGTGAAATTTTTAcaa GACGTTTTAGATGCCTTATTCAATATCTTGATGAGTAACTCGGATAGTGATGTTTATGATGACATGGTCTTTGAATGTCTTCTATACATCATTGGACTCGTATCTGATAGAAAATATCAGCATTTTCAACcaatattagatttatatatttctgaaaGCTTCTCTGCAACTCTTGCCTACAAAAAGTTAATTGCAGTTTTACGAAAACGTATAGATGGTGCTAGTACATCTGATGGACAAGAACGTGATTTGTTactaaaaacaatgaaaagttTGCAATATTGCATGAGATTTATTGTAGAATCTCGTCTTCTGTTTACTGA GCTTAATcacgatgaagaagaatttTCACAAACTTTAACAGAATTGTTACATTCTATTGTTGAGCTTATGAGACATAATACAGATGCAACTTTATTGGTTCAAGGAGCATGCTTAAAATATTTACCAACAACAATACCTCATTTATTACGTGTTTATAGTGGCACGcaattaagtataatattaacgGAATTATTGACGACTTTACCAGCTGGAAGAttgacaaaacaaaaaatgatgaCAGTAAATGATATTGTACATAGCCCACTTTTTTTAGATGTGGATTGCAGAGGTATTTTGCTGTCAAAAATCATTGTTCTTGTTCGCGATCTGttagaagcaaaagaagag GGACTGTCAAGTACACCTGGAAAAAGCGTGGCGAAGGTAGCCAGGCTGCTTGGAGAAAATCGCCACCGACTCAACCAGCATCGTGGCTACTCTGAAGAG GTAgaattatgtattaaaatattatcagatATTTTGGAATTAACATTCAGAAAGGACATAGGTTCTACAATAGCTGATGTTAAAGAAATCATGATGACAGCTTTGAGAACTATTATACAAACTGTCATATCAATGGATAGAGAAAATCCATTAGTCGGAAACTTAGTGTCTGTTATGTTAGCAATATTCAg acaAATGACACAGCATCATTATgaagtttatataaatcattttggaACGAAATTTGATTTACTCGATTTTTTAATGGAGATATTACTAGTATTCAAAGATTTGGTTTCAAGATCTGTATTTCCAGGAGATTGGTGTGAAATGATAATGCTTCAAAATAGTGTAATTCTAAAATCATTACGCTATTTTTCTGGCACCATTAGAGATTACTTCTTCACAGAGTTTGAAAATCAAGCATGGTCCAATTTCTTTCATTGCGCAATTGCTTTTCTGACCCAACCAGCTCTTCAACTTGAAACATTTTCACCAGCGAAAcgtaatcgaattattatgCGTTACAATGATATGCGCAG AGAAACAGCGTTTGAAATTCGATCAATGTGGTTCAATTTGGGTCaacataaaatacaatttgttCCTGCTTTAGTTGGTGCGATATTAGAAATGGCTTTAATTCCAGAAACTGAATTAAGAAGAGCTACCATAcctatattttttgatatgaTGCAATGTGAATTTTATAGTTCACGCATTGTTGAAGGATACGGCGATACAAAACGTGATCCTGCGCACATTAAAGCTAATTTTATggaatatgaaaatgaaatgattgcAAAATTGGATATCCTG gtagagggaggaagaggagatgaACAATTTCGTAAATTATGGATACAAGTAATGTATTCACTTTGCGAAGATCACTCAACGATGCGAGAACAAGGCTTACGATTTGTAGATACTATTGCAAAATTAATGGaacgattattacaatatcGTGATATTATTCATGCAGAATCTCAGGAACATCGAATGCTTTGTACcgttaatttattagaattttattctgaaataaatagaaaggaaatgtATATCAG GTATGTCAACAAATTGTGTGAACTTCACTTAGAATGTGATAATTACACAGAAGCAGCATACACATTGAAACTTCATAGTCAATTATTAGCTTGGAGTGATCAACCTTTACCACCACTTTTAATATCTCATAG ATATCCATCATGTCAAACTCATAGAGAATTGAAAGAAGCTTTGTATAATGATATGattgaatattttgataaaggaaaaatgtgGGAATGTGCTCTTAGTGTTTGCAAAGAATTAGTTAGTcaatacgaagaagaaacatttgattatttacaattatccATTTTATTGAGACGAATGGCCAAATTTTATGATTGTATAGTAAAACAATTAAGACCTGAACCGGAATATTTCAGGGTTGCTTATTATGGTCGTGGACATCCTCCTTTCCTTCAAAATAAA gttTTCGTTTATCGCGGGAAAGAATATGAACGACTTAGTGATTTTTCTTCAAGAACACTTAATCAGTTACCAAATGCAGAACAAATGAACAAATTGTCTCCACCAACCGTTGATATTTTAGAATCTAGTCATCAGTATGttcaaattaataaagtaGAACCATTAATGGATGAGAAAAAACATCGTTTGAGTGGAAAACCTGTAACAGCTGATGCAGTTTTGag GTATCATCGAGTAAATGATGTCCAGCGTTTTCGGTTTTCAAGACCaagaaaagattttgttaATACAAATTCTAATGTTGGtgataaggaaaaagatggaggaagtgttaataataatgaatttgcTTCATTATGGCTGGAAAGAACTGTTCTCGTTACAAGCCATCCATTACCAGGAATTCTTAGATGGTTTCCTGTTATTTCTAGTGAAACTTATTTAGTAAGCCCACTTCGTAATGCAATAGAAACTATGGAAGCTACAAATACAGCACTTAGAGATCTCATAGTTGCACATAG AACCGATCCTAGTCTTCCAGTAAATCCTTTaagtatgaaattaaatggaGTATTGGATCCTGCAGTAATGGGTGGCATTGATAATTATGAGAAAGCTTTTCTCAATGTTGATTACAAAGAATCCCATTCGGATGAAAGTTCAGATTTGCTTAAATTGGAAAGTCTGATAGCGGAACAAATTCCACTTTTAGGTGTTGGTGTACAGATACATAAAGCTCGTGCACCTCCTGAACTAACTCCATTTCATCAGAGGTTGGAACAATGTTTTATGTCTATGAAAAGTCAAGTAGAAGCGAAATATGGTAAAAGA ACATGTGATCTTCAAATTGAAACTATGACACAAGGAGTAATTATGCGAAGAGCACAAACATTCAGAAATGAAAGTTATTCTTTGTCTGAAACTAACATAAATAGTACAGA gaCCAGTTCATTACGTTCACATATTTTATCATCAGCTTCGTTGCAAAAGGCATTAGGGAATCCAAGTCCTGgtacaaacaaaaagaaggaatcTAAGAGAAGAAGTGCACGTAAAAGCGACTCATCTGGAGTAACAAAAAATGATCAGCCTACAAGTCAATGGTATACTATACCTACCGAAATCTCACAGATTAGTATGGCTGTATCGACTACGTCGTTAGTACCAAGCTTCCCTAGTACCCCGATATTCGAACTTCGCCAAGAG CTAACTTCAAAACGACCATTAAGATcggaagtagaaaaagaacgaagaataaGTAATCGTTGGTCTGGTCAATCGCAACATTATTTGAGAAATACGCATAATGGTTCTGAGGCAAATGTCTTTGGAAGggaaaataatagagataGCGTTGGTACAACTGATAGCACTGCTTCAGAAGATGATGCACCTCCACCCCTCCCTATGAAAACTCGTGAGGCCGATTATTGCAATTTGCCAGAAGAATTTAATGATCATCGTATCTCATCAATAATGGAAAATTCAAACAATATAAACAGATCGTTTGGACAATGGATAAAGAATAAACTTCCAACGCCTACTGATGATGACATTGAGAGTCAAGCTAAGCCACCAACTCCACCACCAAAACCAAAAAGACCTGCTCATGGATTAAAGAATTCTGTGCTTTCATCAAGTACGATAGAAAATTATGTTCAAGACAGTTCTTCAGCATga